In Quercus robur chromosome 11, dhQueRobu3.1, whole genome shotgun sequence, the sequence GTATTGTAttacaacaccaccaccaccactaacaTCATCAAAGtcttagtttcaaaattttgaggtcGGCTATAGATCCTTAATAGATTAAATAAGGTTGGTTACATGTATAATGTATTGTATTATGTATAATATTTACATTCAATCATGTGATgaaaagcacacaaaaaaaaaatgtaaaatataactattttgtatttaattaacttatttgttattagtttatttgtttaaaggGGAGACAAAATTGATTTTAAGCAAATAATTCGGCTTATTTGGAAAAAGTTTGATTATTTGCATACAAATAAGCCAACTTATTTGTATAAGGTCACTTTTTATCTTACATTTAAGCAAATAAGTTAGTCAAATGCACATTATTCAATGATTTTCATATTATGTCAATGATTGATActgttttgaatatttattcttttactaAACTTAGGTATCACTTTTTATCTTACATTTAAGCAAATAAGTTAGTCAAATGCACATTattaaatgatttttatatTATGTCAATGATTGATActgttttgaatatttattcttttactaAACTTAGGTGTGTATGGGTTAAAGATATTTCTAAACTCCAAACCAACGATTGGTATTTCTAAAGTCCAACCCAATCCAATTGGTAGGGATAGGGATTGGGTTGACTTTGGTGGGGCCATTTATTAgacttaatttatatatataaggttttcacttttcattcAAAAACTTTTTAGTATTCTACAAATTATTACAAATTACACAATTGAGCTTAATATTCcaacttcattaaaataaagttttgaCATACCAGAATAAATCAagctaataaatttaaattaagtcCCATAATCTAAAATGAATCAAACTACGAATGAATCTATAATATATGCATTCGTTAATTATTAATAACCTAAGTTGGGTCGGATTAGTCGAATTGAAAAATTTGCCAAGTCAAACCCAAACCGAGTCCaacttataataatattaataacagTTCCCAACTCAACCCATCAACTCACAAAAGCTAACACAAGGCATCAGGTTAGACTATGTTAAATCGGTTTTAACAAGTTGGTAGGTTAAATGTATATCCACTAACgtagtttttgggttttgttatcTGGTAGACTAATCTTTTGACCTTGTCTTAAGTCTCAACATATTTGCTCCctcttttttaaaagaaaaacttttttccCCCACAAGTGTGAAAGggaaatcaaaatccaaaattctCCTCTTTAGAAAATTTGGGTGATGGAATTGAGCTCGAAAGCTCTTGACCTTCAACTCTATCCGTACCtcaaaagatgataaaataatgCCTTTGCTTCGTCTAtaagatattaaaactttcGCTTGAACCATTAAACACGGGTCCACCAGATAATCATGAGTGAAGAATTTATCTTGAACCGTTTAGTCAAActcttcaaaaacaaaattaattaatcaattaaaaacGGTTTAGTCAAACTGACTTTTGAGTCATTGATAGGTATTTGTGCTTGTGGAAAGGTCcaaaagttaattaaaaaaaatgattattattgttattaattgACTTGGTTTTGTTGCTATACGAGAATCCTGCAATTGCTGTAATTGTCCTATTGTTTCTATTTTAGGTGCAAGCTAAAATagaatcaaaataacaaaagtaTGAAATGAATACCAGGAGTTAATCATCACATCACATTTCCCACTCATTTTATATTATGGGTATGGTTAATGGGTGCTTTTACGGTATTTATTAatggataattttaaaaaagttttaatactaatttaatgaaaaatatatacaaaaattgtccaaaatattagttgtttgtttttttttttttccctataaaaGTCTCTAAAAATAATTGCTAAATTAAACTAATATCCTTAGATTATCTATCCCTAGCGAAGAGTcttttgttaactttttccttATCTTATCTATCCATCATAAAGAAATGAGTGAAAGATTCAAATATGATATAAGAGAGTTTAAAAACTGCAAAATGAATAGTCAAGAGCCTTATAAGTCAATGTCATAGTCTGGTATTTTCAATAGAAATGTCTAGGGTTTGAATCCCCTTCGTCCATGTGTACCTATTGCTTTGAAGCTCATAGAAAATTTAGGCCTAAGTGTACCCTTTCATATAATATAAACCCGTACACctcagaaaattttttttatacaaaataacaaatcaaaaaggagaaaaaagacaacaaaagaaaataaggtaTGGAAGAAGCTTCCTTGCACCACGAGGGTGGAAGGTTGtcctctcttctttcttggTTGGAGCCTCAAAGCCTCCACTATGGAAAAGATTATGGatagaaaaataacaaaaagtttCACAATTTAGACCGTTCCCTTGTGTAATGATTACCGAGGCAATCatttctctcacacacacacacacatatatatatatatatatatttatttatttgtttgggtAAGTATATGTGCCATCGGATTTGGAAGAAAGCTTtgaaaaactatcatttttaaACAGCAAAATATTGACTTAACTGTTCACTCATAAATGGTCAAATAAgatgttgaaacttgaaactccATCCATAACCTTATCCTTATTTctagagaaggggggggggggggaagaaacattttccatattttattttattcattaaaactctATTTACTATGAGTCTTATTAAGGCATGTTTAAATGTTTAACTCGGAGttataatttacattttttgaaagaaaaaaacattataccacacaaaaaaaaaaatattgaattgaCTTTAACCTTCAAATTAATGAACACTCATTAATAAAATCGTTTAATATTTTAAGCAGAAGATAGAAAGTTTAATGATATTCATTATGGTCGCCGTTATGATACCTACCACACTAATTACGCATAGACTTTGCATAATGCTTTGGAGTTTGGAGGCTACATTAAGCAATCAATCCTTTTTAGGACGGTTGAATTAATGCTCAAgtcaaatttcacaattttttttttaaagagacaTCTGTGAGTCAAACCTATGGTGCAtatgttaattttgtttttactataTGTCTTTCTCTAAGGATGCTTGGGGTTATTGCCTTCCATAAATTTGAATGATCACCGCCTCTATAACTGAAAATCTCTAACGGAGTACTTTTGACTATTTAACAAATGTATTCaaagataaataatattaatagtgggcctagatgaaaaccaataagaggttgAACACATcaatatattgtaaaaatgttactcctataaaatagtttgtgactataATATTACTCTTAATAAAATCATTTAGTATTTAAAGCAGAAGATAGAAAGTTTAATGATATTCATTATGGTGGCCGTTATGATACCTACCACACTAATTACGTGTAGACTTTGCATAATGCTTTGGAGTTTGGAGGCTACATTAAGCAATCAATCCTAGCTTTCTAGGACAGTTGAATTAATGCTCAAGTCAAATTTCACAAGTTTTTTGTAAAGAGACATCTGTGAGTCAAACCTATATGGTGcatatattaattttgtttttactatttGTCTTTCTCTAAGGGTGCTTGGGGTTATTGCCTCTATAACTGAAAATCTCTAACGGAGTACTTTGATTATTTAACAAATGTATTCAAAGATTtgagtaaattatattttattttttcattataagaccattaattactaattagtaatatttctctaaattttaaatttgagtaaCCATTCTTTTGAAATTATAGAATTAGTTGCAATTTTTTTCACCATTGGGATGTGAAAAGTTCCAAGTCTACCAATACAAGATATTGTAAACCTTAACTAGTATAATGTCCTATTTCgaattaggggtgtgcatgatGTATCCAACCCATCAACCCAACAAAACTGACCTAACTCTGACTTTGAAGCAcccttaattaataatttgtttaaatttctttaGCATCCATCATGTTTAACTTTAAATTAAATGTACTTGCCACGCAGCCATggacaaaataaaggaaaaataattataaaaatagaaaataaaaagaaagattctCATTTGTTTGTAAATTCacattttgttttgagaatatgCAAGCGAAGAGTTCTTATTTCCTATATTATTTATcttattgtttctttttatttttctatatgaTCATTAGATAATTTTTCATCATAAATTGACACTATTTATCATCATAGATCGATTTCATAACTTGGGccctgataaaaaaaaaaggcataaattgaaaattccttaattaattttaatattttattctctgAGTATAATTATATGCTTTTGTACCGAGTTGTCCTTTTGAAATTAGATAAGGGTCATACAAGGTCGTCCCTTCAAAACTTCCTTTGCTCAGAACCAAGACTATCATGAGTCAATTTAACAAATTCTGACTGTGGAGGTAATGCAGTTAGACAATtcactcttattcttttgaACCTTATTGTGAATTGTTCAACAATTTTCTCTGGCCTTAGTTTCAATTTGCCTTATTTTCTAGAGAACTTGGAGAAATCTACGACCTTAAATCCTTTAGAAAGCTTGACTTCCCTACCCATTTAGGGTATGACACTGTTCTTAATTCCTCAAGGATTAGGAAACCATTCAAGACCAACTAATTGATTTGATTAAGCGAACACATGGTCAAGGGATAAGGAGAAGCACTGTTCTTCATTCCTCGATTATTGTTGCAGCTGTTACCCATGttaatttttggttatttgtaATTGTTTGGTTAACAAATACTTGGTTACCACGTAACATATGCATATATTTTATGTATGCTAGATTGACTCTTTGATTGTTGGACACGtgttatgtcttttttttaCCACACGTCACTTAGCAATAAAATTACCTATAAAACAATTCGGAAAATCGTATTACAAGcttatttttgcatattttatacatagtactttttaaaattgtgttttaaaacacaatttcaattaaaactataaaattatgttttaaaaacaCTATTTCAGTCTATGTGATAGCGTGCATATGGTGAGTGTGAAATAGTGAGCATATGTGGCTATCATTAGTCAAAATAATTAGTTGTACGTTATGCTATATAGATTAGATAATTGTGGTGGTCACTCACAtcatttttgttgaaataaAGATATTAAGATAGCAAATAGCCTTGACTAGTAAGAGATGAATTTTTAAGAGTGGGTACTAATTGGATCAATATGTATCTTTCATCTTTGAAGAAGAAATATTGGATTGAATTCAGCCTAAAACCAAGGAAAGGAAGATTTAAGGGAACTAGGGAAGGGAGAGGGCCACCTCCTCTTGTTACATGACACAGCTTATTTAATGGATCTCAAATGGACTGAAGaaaagacattaaaaaaaaaaaattggttaaaatgTCCTGGTCATATGCAATTAgggtaaattttatttttgaagtaacaaatttggataatttgagaGCAATACAAATGATTGGTTAGGCTCAAAGTGAAGGAGCTAATATTATATGCATCAAGTGGAAGCCAAGAACAATCACTGAGAATCATATCACAAAATTATGGAGAAATATACGGGCCATATGGCTGGTGATTTCTTAAGAAATATGttactataatttgttatgaaaaaagATGACTGCACggccaaattacaagtaaatggCTTGTGTAACCTAACCTTaagtaaattatatatatacacacacacattctttaaaaatcttctgtctcaattattgatattttattttaaaatatttttatagataatagaattggttttttttattttattttattatttttataaagaatttgcatcatgatgatgatgacgataTTATAACTATTACAATAATGCAATAACAGCCACACAAGTACCGCCGGTGATAGCAAAGAACGAAAACTCCCTTAGctcatttcactttaatgaaaaAGACATTCACTTTGTGAAAATAcataaatgatatatatatatatatatatataaagtaagaATATAATTGGTgctatttaaacaaaataataaataaatatttaaaatactttattttatgatttgCGACATGATGACAccttaatttgtaaaatttctctaATGAAATTTGTAATCCTTAACGtcacatatttaatatattcaaaGTTGATTTCACAAGTGACATATATTTTTGTGACTTTCTCATGACGACTTTGAGAATTAATGACACCTCAGTTTAGTTATACTAGTCAAACTTCTCTTATGTTAACGGAAATCATGGTCCAATCAATGGTGGAAAGAAATTGTTACTCGAATGTATCAAATGGGAATGATTGGAAAAAGAACAAATgaccaaacaaaccaaaaaatatatttgcttCTAGTTTAGCTTTCAACTTCAAAGTCCCCATGAAAGTATCTGATATTGTGCCTAACCATCCATTAAACTTTCAACAATTTATTCTACCCTAGTTTCTGATAAGTTAAAAACTTAGGGTAACTCTTGAGGTACCTAACCATTCAAGAAATACTTggtttttttagagagttttaacctatgacgtTCGCTCttaataatagctctttatcatcagatcaagacatcAACCAGTTTGTTGATATAGGCGGCGATTGAATCTTAGGTATCTTATTCAACTCtcaaaaactttaccagttgagctaactgaaacccgcAAGAAATACTTGGTTTGAATCTAAATGACTACATTTCATTCTGAGtattcaaatttatatttcacCAAATAATAGTTGTTAgatgtcactttttttttttttttttaataaagtaaccgatattaaaatggaaaaaaaattagacacatGACATCTTATAATTGGAGTACAATATGAAACACTCATAATAATGAGTATTCAACTTTATACTTTATCAATTACTGTTAGCTAAAcgtcatttttttagttttctttaaaagtaaaccaaaaaataaaatgagagaagaaaaattagtCAAATAACATTGTAGTTGATGAAACATAAAGTGAAACGCTGAAAATAATGAACTTTTAACTTTAAGCTTCATCAATTACTGTTTGACAagcatcattttttgttttccttaaaaagtagccaaaatttaaaataaaagaagaaaaatcagaCACATGACATTGCAATGGGTGAAACATAAAGCAAAACGCTCATAAATTGATTTGTAACTGTCTGTATTACACATCGACAAGTATtgttatgttgttgttgttgttggagtCGCACCTATATGGCTATGGCTATGAATGAAGCAATTAGAATCTCTCAGTTTGAGCCATCCAAGCCGCTctgcaatttattattattcttccGGACCACATCAAAGACGGCCTCATTACCCTTCACTTCATTAGCTTTTATGCTTTTCTCACACGATGTGCACATTGTAAGAGTTGCAGCCTTTTGGATCTGAATGTATAATGGTGATGGTCCAACTTTTAATGATCGTAGCTCCTGTAGttctttcttcaatcttttaTTCTCTTCACTCAAACTTTCACAGCATTTCTTCAAGAATTCACAGTCTACTTCTGTTTGCTTCAGCTTGGTTCTGCAACATGAAATTGTCTTTCTTGTTacataattacaaaaaataaaaaaaaaaataaaaaaaaaacttttatgaaGCAAAATTACCTTGCTCTTCTGTTTTGAAACCAAACTTCCACTTGTCTAGGCTTCAGATTCAATTGCTGAGAAAGTGCCTGTTTCTGTGCCTGCATGTTTTTTCCAATACCCATTAATGCACTCTTGAACgcataaatatataaatgtaaattaaatatatacaataaataaCACATGATATGTGCACCCAAGGCAGAAAATTTCATGCAATGAACTCATTGTGCCTCTAGAAATTATGTTAAATCCTAACACAAACGAGAATCCATATGGGATTTTTGCAATGCCCGAGGAAATTTCTCTGTgcatcattatatatatatatatatatatatatttaaatataataggATTGAAGCCTATAACATCAACAgtataataattattctttataaCCAGTCAAAACATCATTCGGTTTCTTTTCAGTTTAGTGAGATTTGAATCAAatcattttattgattgaattaATTGAAATCCAGTGTGAATCAATATGTGGGCACTTagattaattttctttaaaaaaacataaaaaaagattaatctttcaaaagaaaaatgaagaaattcatTGAAAAAAGTACCGGAGTAAGGGTGCTGTGAATTTTGAAGCTATCTTCAAGCAAGGAAGATTGCTCTTTTGAGAGCCTCAGTTTCTTTCTCCCTCCATCCTTCTTGTTGTTATTGGAACCATTTTCCTTACTTGGGTATTCATGGTCTCTCTCCATTTTCTTGAAACTTGATCTATCTGCCTTATGATCAACGTTCATAGCTTCTTGTTTTGGGCGCATAGCAAACGCTAAGTCCAAGGAAACCACAGGCTTAGCCTTCTCATCATGTCTCTTTTTCCTCGGAACATAGTCACCCAAGCCAAGTCCAAGACGGAGCTTTGTGTTGCATGCTTCATCATCTTCCATGGTTGAAAGAGATagatacaaagaaaaagaaaaagaaaaagagagagagagagagagagtcagaggtgtgaatataattttatcaaatgGGATAGTtggaaggaaataaaaaggagaggatTTGATAGAGATTTTAAAGAGGGAGGGTATTTAATATCAATCAGTTATTAGTGGGAATTTGATTTTATGAATATTTATGTAATATTAAGTAATTAGTACTAATGACAACTATGAGATGTGAAAAAGAGTGAAGGCATGCGTTAGAATTGTGACTCCTTTTAGGAAACCAAAACTACCTTAATGCCATGGCAGCGGCTTTGACTTTATACACGAATTCCacgagatttttttttgggccaactTTGTCTTTGAGTCCACCATACCATATCTTTCCAAACACCTTCCTATCATAGTGCTTTGTCATACATATATATCTAATTTATAacttctttaaataaataaaaatattaaaaataggatAGAATTTTAGTCTATTGCATAAGTTTTgttatgattgttttttatcattagtccaatatattaattagtttttttttttttttttttttttttttttttttttgtgtagttAGGGTTAAAACCtagatattttatttgatgacaaaatattttattagttgagctTATTGGAATCTACTATCTAAGTAACAACTAATATTTTTCTCACCTAAATTCCATATTTTATAATAGGAAATAGTTAACCGATATCCTAGGAGTATTGGTTTAACAAATGCCCTAattaagggcactcgttaacaaaaccctttttttttttttaatatttggttgTCAATCACATTTTCTTGATATTTTAGCTCATGAATTAGAGAGTATTTACAAATAATCCATAATCATTTCATAAATCGGATATATATTTTCTTCGATGATGGGTCGGTTCTATAGCTAAGTGAGACTCACATGGTGTAAAATGAGATATATATAGTCAATACATGAGATGCATTTTTCCAAACAGTCCTTTCAAAAAcgaaaatgaattaaaaaatttattaatatggtGGTGTTTTAATTTAATCAAGGCTTTTGTTAATGGATACACTCATACATACGTTAAAGAAGCATTTAATGGGTCCCTCCCATATTGATAGGtaacaaaatgaacaaaaaaaattaataaaaatatagactaTTATAATATTGAAAATGTACGAGGTTTGACtgtccataaaaaaataactcaattGTAGTGTTTCCCATCCTTATCGTTAACTAGACCCTTTAATCAATAGTTTGGTTTTGGAGAATAATCTTAATGTATtggaaaaaatgtgtaaaattagtGATGATTGTGCGTGAAGACTACTCTTTTTAGAATTCCTACGTGAATGCACGCGTAGTTCTTGTCCCTATTCATGCAGTTGTAGTTGGACCAAAGAAATAACGTTTTGTAGTAATTTTGAAGAAGATTCAACTAGAAACGGCAGAAGATGATGAATGATCATTTTGTGAACTGCCCAGTCTTCTCAGCATTCAATTCCatcttctcctttttatttttatttttttgagagtcCCTTCTACTCTTGAATATATCATTCTtgttcctcttctttttttggtccTATATGGTATTTATTTATGGAGAGAAATTTATACAAAGTATCATCTTATTTATAACACCTCATGGTCCATTCTCATACTTCTCATTTACTAGTGAAATTTTGTAACAAGTATAGATATTTTGATAACTCAAAAATTTCTTATCACACCAATAGCTCTGTAGCCCAATTGATTGACATCTCTTAGTGTTTTCAATcgaaatatttaatttttaaatttcctcTTCCCCAACTATATATCAAtgtataaaaaaacaaaaattcctatCATTGTTTGAGAAAAGTGCAAACTATATGTGTCTTATATCCCCAAAAATTAttcaagttataaaaaaataaaaagttcaataTTATTACTTACATAGCTCAAATCTACCTTTTATATGCCTGATATGTGACTCACAACACAAATTCAAGGGTGGATAAAAACTTAATCTTTGgatactaaaatattaaatatgaacaatatatcttttaaattttaagaataaaaacaataataagatTCAAGGCCAACTCTT encodes:
- the LOC126705798 gene encoding homeobox-leucine zipper protein HOX17-like yields the protein MEDDEACNTKLRLGLGLGDYVPRKKRHDEKAKPVVSLDLAFAMRPKQEAMNVDHKADRSSFKKMERDHEYPSKENGSNNNKKDGGRKKLRLSKEQSSLLEDSFKIHSTLTPAQKQALSQQLNLKPRQVEVWFQNRRARTKLKQTEVDCEFLKKCCESLSEENKRLKKELQELRSLKVGPSPLYIQIQKAATLTMCTSCEKSIKANEVKGNEAVFDVVRKNNNKLQSGLDGSN